The Streptomyces sp. CC0208 genome window below encodes:
- a CDS encoding ATP-binding protein: MATVELRFSALPEHVRTARLVAAAVARRAGVDEAVLDEVRLAVGEACTRAVGLHQSGGISAPVQVLLIEEEKQFSIEVGDEAPRSTPGDRASGAPGEEPDAETEEDEMGLAVISGLVDDVEVTAGEHGGQIRMTWPTTPPAAVLP, translated from the coding sequence ATGGCCACCGTTGAACTCCGTTTCAGCGCGCTGCCCGAGCACGTCAGGACCGCCCGACTGGTGGCGGCAGCGGTGGCGCGCAGGGCCGGAGTGGACGAGGCCGTCCTCGACGAGGTCAGGCTCGCCGTCGGCGAGGCCTGCACCCGTGCCGTCGGACTGCACCAGAGCGGCGGCATCTCCGCGCCGGTCCAGGTGCTGCTGATCGAGGAGGAGAAGCAGTTCTCCATCGAGGTCGGCGACGAGGCACCGCGTTCGACCCCGGGTGACCGGGCGTCGGGCGCACCGGGCGAGGAGCCCGACGCCGAGACCGAGGAGGACGAGATGGGCCTCGCGGTCATCAGCGGCCTCGTCGACGACGTCGAGGTCACCGCAGGGGAGCATGGCGGACAGATCCGTATGACCTGGCCGACCACGCCGCCGGCCGCAGTGCTTCCCTGA
- the bldG gene encoding anti-sigma factor antagonist BldG — MDLSLSTETVGDRTIVRVGGEIDVYTAPKLREQLVELVNDGSFHLVVDMEGVDFLDSTGLGVLVGGLKRVRAHEGSLRLVCNQERILKIFRITGLTKVFPIHTSVEEAVAATD; from the coding sequence GTGGACCTGTCCCTGTCGACCGAGACCGTCGGCGATCGCACGATCGTCAGGGTCGGTGGCGAAATCGACGTATATACCGCGCCCAAGCTGCGCGAGCAGCTGGTCGAGCTGGTGAATGACGGCAGTTTCCACCTTGTCGTCGACATGGAGGGCGTGGACTTCCTCGACTCCACCGGGCTCGGCGTACTGGTCGGCGGACTGAAGCGGGTGCGCGCCCATGAGGGCTCGCTGCGCCTGGTCTGCAACCAGGAGCGCATTCTCAAGATCTTCCGTATCACCGGACTCACCAAGGTGTTCCCGATTCACACCTCGGTCGAGGAAGCGGTGGCGGCGACCGACTGA
- a CDS encoding DEAD/DEAH box helicase, whose protein sequence is MAFNHLPAGVHDALVPLSVTPVTHSVPMAKNLRSDRPSTDTGPRPTPSTVLDRLAAGPSRAARITHTEHLPPRAGRHAVWPDRIRSEVIAAVQACGIEHPWAHQARAAEHALDGESVVVATGTASGKSLAYLVPVLSTLLDGSEAPNGRGATTLYLSPTKALAADQCRSVKELSQPLANSVRPAVYDGDTPFEEREWIRQYANYVLTNPDMLHRGILPSHARWSSFLKALKYVVIDECHTYRGVFGSHVAQVLRRLRRLCARYGASPVFLLASATAAEPSVAARRLTGLPVVEVADDASPRGELVFALWEPPLTEMQGEKGAPVRRTATAETADLLTDLAVQGVRSVAFVRSRRGAELISVIAQERLAEVDRSLARRVAAYRGGYLPEERRALEQALHSGELLGLAATTALELGIDVSGLDAVLISGYPGTRASLWQQAGRAGRAGQGALAVLVARDDPLDTFLVHHPEALFDQPVESTVLDPDNPYVLAPHLCAAAAELPLTDEDMELFGPETENLLGQLESAKLLRRRTKAWHWTRRERAADLTDIRGEGGRPIQIVESGTGRLLGTVDAGSAHTAVHEGAVHLHQGRTYLVRSLDLEDSVALVSEANPSYSTVARDTTSITVLETDTEIPWGDGRLCYGSVEVTNQVVSFLRRRLITGEVLGETKLDLPPRTLRTRAVWWTVTEDQLDEARINPEILGGALHAAEHASIGLLPLFATCDRWDIGGVSIPLHPDTLLPTVFVYDGHPGGAGFAERAFHTARAWLTATRQAIASCECDAGCPSCIQSPKCGNGNDPLHKRGAVRLLTVLLRGAPEEGRPEKPQEEPPPEPGLRESAEAEPATEPAQQAPPAP, encoded by the coding sequence ATGGCATTCAATCACTTACCGGCAGGCGTGCACGACGCCTTGGTCCCATTGTCCGTCACGCCAGTGACACACTCGGTGCCGATGGCCAAGAATCTCCGATCCGATCGACCCTCGACGGACACCGGTCCCCGCCCCACGCCGAGCACGGTCCTGGACCGACTCGCCGCCGGGCCGAGCCGGGCTGCGCGCATCACTCATACGGAGCACTTGCCCCCACGTGCGGGTCGCCATGCCGTCTGGCCGGACCGGATCCGCTCGGAGGTCATCGCGGCCGTCCAGGCCTGCGGCATCGAGCACCCCTGGGCCCACCAGGCACGCGCGGCCGAACACGCCCTGGACGGCGAGTCGGTCGTCGTCGCCACCGGCACCGCCTCCGGCAAGTCCCTGGCCTACCTCGTGCCGGTCCTGTCCACCCTCCTGGACGGCTCCGAGGCCCCGAACGGCCGCGGCGCCACCACGCTCTACCTGTCCCCCACGAAAGCCCTGGCGGCGGACCAGTGCCGCTCGGTGAAGGAACTTTCACAACCGCTGGCCAATTCCGTACGCCCCGCGGTCTACGACGGCGACACGCCGTTCGAGGAACGCGAGTGGATCCGCCAGTACGCCAACTACGTGCTGACCAACCCGGACATGCTGCACCGCGGGATACTCCCGTCCCATGCCCGCTGGTCCTCCTTCCTGAAGGCGCTCAAGTACGTCGTCATCGACGAGTGCCACACCTACCGGGGCGTGTTCGGCTCCCATGTCGCCCAGGTGCTGCGCCGCCTGCGCCGCCTCTGCGCCCGCTACGGTGCCTCCCCCGTCTTCCTGCTGGCCTCCGCGACCGCCGCCGAGCCGTCGGTCGCCGCCCGCCGCCTCACCGGCCTCCCGGTGGTCGAGGTCGCCGACGACGCCTCACCGCGCGGCGAACTGGTGTTTGCCCTCTGGGAGCCCCCGCTGACCGAGATGCAGGGCGAGAAGGGCGCCCCCGTCCGCCGCACCGCCACGGCGGAGACCGCCGACCTCCTCACCGACCTCGCCGTGCAGGGCGTGCGCTCGGTCGCCTTCGTGCGCTCCCGGCGCGGCGCCGAGCTGATCTCCGTGATCGCCCAGGAACGACTGGCCGAGGTCGACCGCTCCCTGGCCCGCCGCGTGGCGGCGTACCGCGGCGGCTATCTCCCGGAGGAACGCCGGGCCCTGGAACAGGCACTCCACTCGGGAGAGCTGCTGGGCCTGGCCGCCACCACGGCCCTGGAACTCGGCATCGACGTCTCCGGCCTCGACGCCGTGCTGATCTCCGGCTACCCCGGCACGCGCGCGTCCCTGTGGCAGCAGGCCGGCCGGGCGGGTCGAGCCGGCCAGGGCGCCCTGGCGGTCCTGGTGGCCCGCGACGACCCCCTGGACACCTTCCTCGTCCACCACCCCGAGGCCCTGTTCGACCAGCCGGTGGAATCCACCGTCCTCGACCCCGACAACCCGTACGTCCTCGCCCCGCACCTGTGCGCGGCCGCGGCGGAACTGCCGTTGACGGACGAGGACATGGAGCTGTTCGGGCCGGAGACCGAGAACCTGCTGGGGCAGCTGGAGTCCGCGAAGCTCCTGCGCCGCCGCACCAAGGCCTGGCACTGGACCCGCCGGGAGCGGGCCGCCGACCTCACCGACATCCGCGGGGAGGGCGGCCGGCCCATCCAGATCGTCGAGTCGGGCACGGGCCGCCTCCTCGGCACGGTCGACGCGGGCTCCGCCCACACCGCCGTCCACGAGGGCGCGGTCCACCTCCACCAGGGCCGCACCTACCTCGTCCGCTCCCTGGACCTGGAGGACTCGGTCGCCCTGGTCTCGGAGGCCAACCCGTCCTACTCGACGGTCGCCCGCGACACGACCTCCATCACCGTCCTGGAGACGGACACCGAGATCCCCTGGGGGGACGGACGCCTGTGCTACGGCTCCGTCGAGGTCACCAACCAGGTCGTCTCCTTCCTCCGCAGACGCCTCATCACCGGTGAAGTACTGGGCGAGACGAAACTCGACCTCCCTCCTCGTACGCTCCGCACCCGCGCGGTGTGGTGGACGGTCACCGAGGACCAGCTCGACGAGGCCCGGATCAACCCGGAGATCCTCGGCGGCGCCCTGCACGCCGCCGAACACGCCTCGATCGGCCTGCTGCCCCTCTTCGCGACCTGCGACCGCTGGGACATCGGCGGCGTGTCGATCCCCCTGCACCCCGACACACTGCTCCCCACGGTCTTCGTCTACGACGGTCACCCGGGCGGCGCGGGCTTCGCGGAGCGCGCCTTCCACACCGCCCGCGCCTGGCTCACCGCCACCCGCCAGGCCATCGCCTCCTGCGAGTGCGACGCCGGCTGCCCGTCCTGCATCCAGTCCCCCAAGTGCGGCAACGGCAACGACCCGCTGCACAAGAGGGGCGCGGTGCGGCTCCTCACGGTGCTGTTGCGGGGGGCGCCGGAGGAGGGGCGCCCTGAGAAGCCTCAAGAGGAACCCCCTCCGGAGCCCGGGCTCCGGGAGTCGGCGGAAGCGGAGCCTGCGACGGAACCGGCCCAGCAGGCCCCGCCCGCGCCCTGA
- a CDS encoding TadE family type IV pilus minor pilin, whose protein sequence is MRRRERTADQGFVTAESAMVLPVLVMFAMALVWGLLVVAAQIQCVDAARTGARAAAREDPTEAVVRVVRDTAPRDAEVTVAREGDRVRVVVVARPPALHGLPFEVREEAVALVEATVEATVGEEG, encoded by the coding sequence ATGCGAAGGCGTGAACGGACGGCGGACCAGGGGTTCGTGACGGCGGAGTCGGCCATGGTGCTGCCCGTGCTGGTGATGTTCGCGATGGCGCTGGTGTGGGGGCTGCTCGTGGTGGCCGCCCAGATCCAGTGCGTGGACGCGGCCAGGACGGGCGCCCGCGCGGCGGCCCGGGAGGACCCCACCGAGGCGGTCGTCCGGGTGGTTAGGGACACGGCACCGCGCGACGCGGAGGTGACGGTCGCCCGGGAGGGCGACCGGGTCCGTGTCGTGGTCGTGGCGAGGCCACCGGCGCTGCACGGCCTGCCCTTCGAGGTGCGGGAGGAGGCCGTGGCCTTGGTGGAGGCGACGGTCGAGGCCACGGTGGGGGAGGAGGGATGA
- a CDS encoding DUF4244 domain-containing protein has product MYKAVRARMGALVCRTMCRMRSMRGDDGMVTSEYAMGIVAAVAFAVVLYKVVTSGAVSAELQAIVKRALDAKA; this is encoded by the coding sequence ATGTACAAGGCAGTGCGGGCGCGGATGGGTGCCCTGGTGTGCAGGACGATGTGCCGGATGCGGTCGATGCGCGGGGACGACGGAATGGTCACCTCCGAGTACGCGATGGGGATCGTCGCGGCGGTGGCGTTCGCGGTGGTGCTCTACAAGGTGGTGACGAGCGGGGCCGTCAGCGCGGAACTCCAGGCCATCGTGAAACGGGCGCTCGATGCGAAGGCGTGA
- a CDS encoding type II secretion system F family protein, translating into MSAEFVHRLGAVLGTASALAWLARWAVAVRRERRMRRRLGELLAASEARGEGPRFEGREFARRWLPVLGVGCAGWVLVGGVAGAVVGLVVAVGLWRWRLRQRAGVGAEEADAGEAARQLPLAADLLAACIAAGAGPVIAAQAVGEALGGPVGEGLARGAAEVRLGGEPDEAWRRLASTPGAGALARLLERADVTGLPAAGPVGGLAADARADWGRAATARARKAAVLVTAPVGLCFLPAFIAVGVLPIVIGLAGGVLGGGGR; encoded by the coding sequence ATGAGTGCGGAGTTCGTCCACAGGCTGGGGGCGGTTCTGGGGACCGCGTCGGCGCTCGCCTGGCTCGCCCGGTGGGCCGTGGCGGTGCGGCGTGAGCGCAGGATGCGACGGCGGCTCGGAGAGTTGCTGGCCGCATCGGAGGCCAGGGGCGAGGGCCCGCGGTTCGAGGGGAGGGAGTTCGCGCGGCGGTGGCTGCCCGTGCTCGGCGTCGGGTGTGCCGGGTGGGTGCTGGTCGGGGGAGTCGCCGGTGCCGTGGTCGGACTGGTCGTCGCGGTGGGGTTGTGGCGGTGGCGGCTGCGCCAGAGGGCCGGTGTGGGTGCGGAGGAGGCCGACGCGGGTGAGGCGGCCCGGCAACTACCGCTCGCCGCCGACCTGCTGGCCGCCTGTATCGCGGCGGGCGCCGGACCCGTGATCGCGGCCCAGGCTGTGGGTGAGGCTCTGGGCGGGCCCGTGGGAGAGGGACTCGCGCGCGGGGCGGCGGAGGTACGGCTCGGCGGCGAACCGGACGAGGCCTGGCGAAGGCTCGCCTCGACACCGGGTGCGGGGGCGCTGGCCCGGCTGCTGGAACGCGCCGACGTGACCGGGCTGCCCGCGGCCGGACCGGTCGGCGGCCTCGCGGCGGACGCCCGCGCCGACTGGGGGCGCGCCGCGACGGCACGGGCACGCAAGGCCGCTGTGCTGGTCACCGCGCCGGTGGGGCTGTGTTTCCTGCCCGCGTTCATCGCCGTCGGCGTGCTGCCGATCGTGATCGGGCTCGCGGGAGGAGTGCTGGGAGGGGGTGGGCGATGA